A single genomic interval of Microbacterium sp. BLY harbors:
- a CDS encoding ATP-binding protein, with protein MDTEAGVFHVFGPAGLALVDRALDELDRLWERTPDVPSQDRILFALALSEVTTNIAQHNDTADVVLSVDVRVTTDTLRACIRDTAPPAPVDWDAVSMPDEAAESGRGLALSQAALDEFTHTVGALGNTWVLVRRVDGQRDTDG; from the coding sequence ATGGACACTGAGGCGGGCGTCTTCCACGTCTTCGGGCCCGCCGGGCTCGCGCTCGTCGACCGTGCGCTCGACGAGCTCGACCGACTCTGGGAGCGGACGCCGGACGTGCCGTCGCAGGACCGGATCCTGTTCGCCCTCGCGCTGAGCGAGGTCACCACCAACATCGCGCAGCACAACGACACCGCGGACGTCGTGCTCAGCGTCGACGTCCGCGTGACGACGGACACCCTGCGCGCGTGCATCCGCGACACGGCCCCGCCTGCGCCGGTCGACTGGGACGCCGTGTCGATGCCGGACGAGGCGGCGGAAAGCGGCCGGGGTCTCGCACTGTCCCAGGCCGCACTGGACGAGTTCACCCATACGGTCGGCGCCCTCGGCAACACCTGGGTGCTCGTGCGCCGCGTGGACGGGCAGCGGGACACCGACGGCTAG
- a CDS encoding DoxX family protein, translated as MTNTTASASSASSLGLLVLRLVVGAVFAAHGAQKIFEFTIPGTIGSFAGMGVPLAEVAAPVVAFLELIGGILLILGLLTRPVGILLAIDMAVALVLVHLPAGLWVTAGGYEFVAVLGAAALALALTGAGRYSLDAAALRGRAPAWLV; from the coding sequence ATGACGAACACCACAGCCTCCGCCTCCTCCGCCTCGTCGCTCGGACTGCTCGTCCTGCGCCTCGTCGTGGGCGCCGTCTTCGCCGCCCACGGGGCGCAGAAGATCTTCGAGTTCACGATCCCCGGGACCATCGGCAGCTTCGCCGGCATGGGCGTCCCTCTCGCCGAGGTCGCCGCCCCGGTGGTGGCGTTCCTCGAACTCATCGGCGGCATCCTGCTGATCCTCGGGCTGCTCACCCGACCGGTCGGAATCCTCCTTGCGATCGACATGGCGGTCGCCCTCGTCCTCGTGCACCTGCCCGCGGGCCTGTGGGTCACGGCCGGTGGCTATGAGTTCGTCGCGGTGCTGGGCGCCGCGGCGCTCGCCCTCGCCCTCACCGGGGCCGGGCGCTACTCCCTCGACGCGGCGGCCCTCCGCGGCCGCGCCCCCGCCTGGCTCGTCTGA
- a CDS encoding glycosyltransferase family 2 protein → MTARFATIRVLALLSVLLGVNYVTWRWLESVNWSAWWIAVPLVVAETYSLIDTALFCLTMWRAKERPAPVSPPQGTVDVFITTYDEPIELVMTTARAAKRISYPHSTWILDDGSRPDLQAEAEAAGIGYLTRSEDWTGKPRHAKAGNLNSALFQTDGEFLLILDADQVPDPLILHRTLGYFADDPEVALVQTPQWFVNVDEADPLGSQAPLFYGPIQQGKDGWNAAFFCGSNAVLRREALMQLGIVGYVRSVTDSAARALKTSETLIAREADGATDPALATELGALRIAIARGRKELAAGESVAEVAARVRTAVDNASRILVAHDLDGIRADLAVIESLPVQQDAELGQVVVDEAGLDALAASDLSPVTAVEAVRGLLDTLRLDRDEEAQPILPLATISVTEDMATAMQLHALGWRSVYHHEILAHGLAPEDLRTMLTQRLRWAQGTLQVMLRDNPLVKRGLSAGQRLMYFATMWSYLSGFAAVVYLAAPVIYLVFGVLPVTAWSVDFFARFLPYFLVNQALFLVVAKGVKTWRGQQYSLALFPVWIRACGTAFANVVLGRPLSFAVTRKDGRDPRGVPWREIWPQLTAMVVLVIALIIGVARVIVGTGDGTGTLVNTAWVLYDLVVLSVIIQAARYRGPAAKVIEKESNERQH, encoded by the coding sequence ATGACCGCCCGGTTCGCGACCATCCGCGTCCTGGCCCTGCTGTCCGTCCTGCTCGGCGTGAACTACGTCACCTGGCGCTGGCTCGAGTCGGTGAACTGGTCGGCCTGGTGGATCGCGGTCCCGCTGGTCGTCGCCGAGACCTACAGCCTCATCGACACCGCCCTCTTCTGCCTGACCATGTGGCGGGCGAAGGAGCGGCCGGCCCCGGTGTCGCCCCCGCAGGGCACGGTCGACGTGTTCATCACCACCTACGACGAGCCGATCGAGCTGGTCATGACGACTGCGCGGGCGGCGAAGCGGATCAGCTACCCGCACTCGACCTGGATCCTCGACGACGGTTCCCGTCCCGACCTGCAGGCCGAGGCGGAGGCCGCGGGCATTGGCTACCTCACGCGGTCGGAGGACTGGACGGGCAAGCCGCGGCACGCCAAGGCGGGCAACCTCAACAGCGCCCTCTTCCAGACCGACGGCGAGTTCCTGCTGATCCTCGACGCCGACCAGGTGCCGGACCCGCTGATCCTGCACCGGACGCTGGGCTACTTCGCGGACGACCCCGAGGTCGCTCTCGTGCAGACGCCCCAGTGGTTCGTGAACGTCGACGAGGCGGACCCGCTGGGCAGCCAGGCACCCCTGTTCTACGGCCCCATCCAGCAGGGGAAGGACGGCTGGAACGCCGCGTTCTTCTGCGGCTCGAACGCCGTGCTCCGTCGCGAGGCGCTCATGCAGCTCGGCATCGTCGGCTACGTGCGATCCGTCACCGACTCCGCCGCGCGCGCGTTGAAGACCTCGGAGACCCTGATCGCGCGGGAAGCAGACGGGGCGACCGATCCGGCACTCGCAACGGAGTTGGGAGCGCTGCGCATCGCGATCGCCCGGGGGCGCAAGGAGCTCGCGGCCGGGGAGTCGGTGGCCGAGGTCGCGGCGCGCGTGCGCACCGCGGTGGACAACGCCTCGCGGATCCTCGTGGCCCACGACCTCGACGGCATTCGCGCCGATCTCGCGGTGATCGAGTCTCTTCCCGTGCAGCAGGACGCGGAGCTCGGGCAGGTCGTCGTGGACGAGGCCGGTCTGGACGCGCTGGCCGCCTCCGACCTCTCCCCCGTCACCGCGGTGGAGGCCGTGCGCGGGCTGCTGGACACCCTGCGTCTCGACCGTGACGAGGAGGCGCAGCCGATCCTGCCGCTCGCCACCATCTCGGTGACGGAGGACATGGCGACGGCGATGCAGCTGCACGCCCTCGGATGGCGCAGCGTCTATCACCACGAGATCCTCGCCCACGGCCTGGCGCCGGAAGACCTGCGGACGATGCTGACGCAGCGGCTCCGGTGGGCCCAGGGCACCCTCCAGGTGATGCTGCGGGACAACCCGCTCGTCAAACGCGGCCTCTCGGCCGGGCAGCGCCTCATGTACTTCGCCACGATGTGGAGCTACCTCTCGGGCTTCGCGGCCGTCGTCTACCTGGCCGCCCCGGTGATCTACCTCGTGTTCGGGGTGCTGCCGGTGACGGCGTGGTCGGTCGACTTCTTCGCGCGCTTCCTGCCGTACTTCCTCGTCAACCAGGCCCTGTTCCTCGTGGTCGCGAAGGGCGTGAAGACCTGGCGGGGCCAGCAGTATTCGCTCGCCCTGTTCCCCGTGTGGATCCGGGCGTGCGGGACGGCCTTCGCCAACGTCGTGCTCGGACGACCGCTCTCGTTCGCCGTCACCCGCAAGGACGGCCGCGACCCGCGCGGGGTGCCGTGGCGGGAGATCTGGCCCCAGCTGACCGCCATGGTCGTGCTGGTCATCGCCCTCATCATCGGCGTCGCCCGGGTCATCGTCGGCACCGGCGACGGCACGGGCACGCTCGTCAACACCGCCTGGGTCCTCTACGACCTGGTCGTCCTCAGCGTCATCATCCAGGCGGCGCGCTATCGCGGCCCGGCCGCGAAGGTCATCGAGAAGGAGTCGAATGAACGTCAGCACTGA
- a CDS encoding heat shock protein transcriptional repressor HspR: protein MDADTPVFAIAAAAKLSGLHPQTLRQYDRIGLVVPGRTPGGSRRYSHRNIEQLREVAQLSSEGVSLPAIARLLDLEDENRMLRDRVLMLENALRAERENRPGVRVFAAGSAGVVPVPPGRRIRRSTELVLWSPRSGA from the coding sequence ATGGACGCGGATACTCCGGTCTTCGCGATCGCCGCGGCCGCCAAACTCTCCGGCCTGCACCCCCAGACCCTCCGTCAATACGACCGGATCGGTCTCGTCGTGCCGGGCCGCACTCCCGGCGGATCCCGTCGATACTCACACCGGAACATCGAGCAGCTGCGCGAGGTCGCCCAGCTCTCCTCCGAGGGGGTGAGCCTCCCGGCCATCGCCCGCCTGCTGGATCTCGAGGATGAGAACCGGATGCTGCGCGACCGGGTGCTGATGCTCGAGAACGCGCTGCGTGCCGAGCGTGAGAACCGCCCCGGCGTGCGGGTGTTCGCCGCCGGTTCTGCGGGCGTGGTGCCCGTGCCGCCCGGACGCCGGATCCGCCGGTCGACGGAGCTGGTCCTGTGGAGTCCGCGCTCCGGGGCCTGA
- a CDS encoding DnaJ C-terminal domain-containing protein, with translation MASQDWFDKDFYKTLGVSKDVSDADLKKTYRKLARKYHPDSNQGDAKAEARFKEISEAYSVLSDAEQRKEYDEIRAMGSGARFTASGSGAGGFEDVFSRFGQQGRGQTADFEDIFAMFNQGQGSSFGGGRFGQPSGGFRGFGGPQRGADVTARTTLDFITAAQGETITLQGEDGKPFKVKIPAGVADGQKIRLRGRGRPSPDGGENGDIVVQITVRPHPVFTRDGLNLRVVVPVTFTEATLGATIEVPTLGGDVVKLRVAPGTPSGRVLRVKGRGVATAKGTGDLLAELQVAVPTHLDDAAREALEKFQQLEPQENPRAELMAKARR, from the coding sequence ATGGCCAGCCAGGATTGGTTCGACAAGGACTTCTACAAGACCCTCGGGGTCTCGAAGGACGTCAGCGACGCTGACCTGAAGAAAACGTACCGCAAGCTCGCGCGTAAGTATCACCCGGACTCCAACCAGGGCGATGCGAAGGCCGAGGCCCGGTTCAAGGAGATCAGCGAGGCGTACTCGGTGCTCTCCGACGCCGAGCAGCGCAAGGAGTACGACGAGATCCGCGCCATGGGTTCGGGCGCTCGCTTCACGGCGAGCGGTTCGGGCGCCGGCGGCTTCGAAGACGTCTTCAGCCGGTTCGGACAGCAGGGGCGCGGCCAGACCGCCGACTTCGAGGACATCTTCGCGATGTTCAACCAGGGCCAGGGCAGCTCGTTCGGCGGTGGCCGGTTCGGGCAGCCGAGCGGCGGGTTCCGCGGCTTCGGCGGTCCGCAGCGGGGCGCCGACGTCACGGCCCGCACCACGCTGGACTTCATCACCGCCGCGCAGGGTGAGACCATCACCCTGCAGGGCGAGGACGGCAAGCCGTTCAAGGTGAAGATCCCCGCGGGTGTCGCGGACGGACAGAAGATCCGGTTGCGTGGCCGCGGCCGCCCGTCGCCGGATGGCGGGGAGAACGGCGACATCGTGGTGCAGATCACGGTGCGCCCGCACCCGGTCTTCACCCGCGACGGCCTCAACCTCCGCGTCGTCGTCCCGGTGACGTTCACCGAGGCGACGCTGGGCGCGACCATCGAGGTCCCGACGCTCGGGGGCGACGTGGTCAAGCTGCGCGTGGCCCCCGGCACTCCGTCGGGTCGCGTGCTCCGCGTCAAGGGGCGGGGTGTCGCGACCGCGAAGGGGACCGGTGACCTGCTCGCCGAGCTCCAGGTCGCGGTGCCGACGCACCTCGACGACGCCGCCCGCGAGGCGCTCGAGAAGTTCCAGCAGCTGGAGCCTCAGGAGAACCCGCGGGCCGAGCTCATGGCGAAGGCCCGCCGGTGA
- a CDS encoding nucleotide exchange factor GrpE: MTDKNFDENQQPFDGPQEPSSEGRSEGSDAQASGPAPHQDSREAKAAEGADETPVDSAPEAEEGLTVDDILGAAQTADAAAGDAAIADAENALLTDLKRLQAEYANYRRRTEEQRQIEIERAKGEAAKGLIPVLDDLARAEQHGDLVEGSPFAVIAEKVRAVVERLGVVAYGEKGEEFDPQRHEAIFQQPTPGAEKTTVLEVVEVGYLLGDVELRPAKVVVAVPAE, translated from the coding sequence ATGACGGACAAGAACTTCGACGAGAACCAGCAGCCCTTCGACGGGCCTCAGGAACCATCGTCTGAAGGTCGCAGCGAGGGGTCGGACGCTCAGGCGTCCGGCCCCGCGCCGCACCAGGACTCCCGCGAGGCGAAGGCCGCCGAGGGGGCAGACGAGACTCCGGTCGACAGTGCTCCGGAGGCGGAGGAGGGCTTGACGGTGGACGACATCCTCGGTGCCGCGCAGACCGCGGATGCCGCCGCTGGCGACGCCGCGATCGCGGACGCCGAGAACGCCCTGCTGACCGACCTCAAGCGCCTGCAGGCCGAGTACGCCAACTACCGCCGCCGCACCGAGGAGCAGCGCCAGATCGAGATCGAGCGCGCGAAGGGGGAGGCCGCCAAGGGTCTCATCCCCGTGCTCGACGACCTGGCCCGCGCCGAACAGCACGGCGATCTGGTCGAGGGCAGCCCCTTCGCCGTGATCGCCGAGAAGGTGCGTGCGGTCGTGGAGCGCCTCGGCGTGGTCGCCTACGGTGAGAAGGGCGAGGAATTCGACCCCCAGCGTCACGAGGCGATCTTCCAGCAGCCGACCCCCGGTGCCGAGAAGACCACGGTGCTCGAGGTCGTCGAGGTGGGCTACCTCCTCGGCGATGTCGAGCTGCGTCCTGCGAAGGTCGTCGTCGCCGTCCCTGCGGAGTAG
- a CDS encoding GntR family transcriptional regulator has product MTQTVTRGESLGAQVARVLRQRIVRGDLAPGARLTEEALAEEFAVSRGPVRDALTQLSFEKLVEVQRPRGVYIVGLTSDDVDQLYSLRGALEQLALSRAMRVDDDERWQPMTGAVRRMAEAADAGDHAAFVTADLEFHSQIYALADHPRLEGAWNQYLPTFTALLEVTINHDEDLHESSDDHVKLLDVMRTGSPEEAAAVLSAHLDGARERMLHEVGAR; this is encoded by the coding sequence ATGACGCAGACCGTCACGCGCGGAGAATCGCTGGGAGCGCAGGTCGCGCGCGTGCTGCGCCAGCGCATCGTCCGCGGGGACCTCGCTCCGGGGGCGCGCCTCACGGAGGAGGCCCTGGCCGAGGAGTTCGCCGTCAGCCGCGGACCCGTCCGGGACGCCCTCACCCAGCTGAGCTTCGAGAAGCTCGTCGAGGTGCAGCGTCCGCGCGGCGTGTACATCGTGGGCCTCACGAGCGACGATGTCGATCAGCTCTACAGCCTCCGGGGCGCGCTGGAACAGCTGGCCCTCTCGCGGGCCATGCGCGTCGACGACGACGAGCGCTGGCAGCCGATGACCGGCGCCGTTCGACGCATGGCCGAGGCCGCCGACGCCGGCGACCATGCCGCGTTCGTCACGGCGGACCTGGAATTCCATTCCCAGATCTACGCTCTCGCCGACCACCCGCGACTGGAGGGGGCGTGGAACCAGTACCTGCCCACCTTCACGGCTCTGCTGGAGGTCACGATCAACCACGACGAGGATCTCCACGAGTCGTCCGACGACCACGTGAAGCTGCTCGACGTGATGCGCACGGGCTCCCCCGAGGAGGCCGCCGCCGTGCTCTCCGCGCACCTCGACGGGGCGCGCGAGCGGATGCTGCACGAGGTGGGCGCTCGCTGA
- a CDS encoding STAS domain-containing protein, with protein sequence MNVSTDTRDGYAVVTITGRLTASGAPLLRNAVSDLVTAGQPRIAIDLSGTEFVDSSGLGALVGGLKSARVAGGDLRIAAVPEAVRTVLHLTNLDRVLRDYPTPESAFDGH encoded by the coding sequence ATGAACGTCAGCACTGACACCAGGGACGGCTACGCCGTCGTCACGATCACCGGGCGCCTGACCGCCTCCGGCGCCCCCCTGCTGCGCAACGCGGTGAGCGACCTCGTGACCGCCGGTCAGCCGCGGATCGCGATCGATCTCAGCGGGACCGAGTTCGTGGACTCCTCGGGGCTGGGAGCCCTCGTCGGCGGGCTGAAGAGCGCCCGCGTCGCCGGCGGCGATCTGCGGATCGCCGCCGTCCCCGAGGCGGTCCGCACCGTCCTCCATCTGACCAACCTGGATCGCGTGCTCCGCGACTACCCCACGCCGGAATCGGCGTTCGATGGACACTGA